A genomic window from Bacteroidota bacterium includes:
- a CDS encoding phosphatase PAP2 family protein, with protein MKQIILQNKTFYACWLVWFVLGGLYLAFNEKTAASLALNNIHTPALDVFFRYITWGGDGIVIAIICFVLLFVKLRFGIIMSLVSFTSAFFVSLLKNFYDEPRPSRVLAGQDLNWVQGLDLYSNHSFPSGHAAAAFTMFLLLSFFVGKKNYTVLFFTLALLVAISRVYLFQHFLIDVWIGSLCGIVFGTLLYYLLITSPLFKNKTWHNWSLFKPVVK; from the coding sequence ATGAAACAAATTATACTTCAAAATAAAACATTTTACGCCTGTTGGTTGGTTTGGTTTGTTTTAGGCGGCTTGTATTTAGCCTTTAATGAAAAAACTGCTGCATCACTTGCATTAAATAATATCCACACACCTGCCCTCGATGTATTTTTTCGTTACATCACCTGGGGTGGCGATGGTATTGTAATTGCAATAATTTGTTTTGTGCTGTTGTTTGTAAAATTGCGTTTTGGCATCATCATGAGTCTGGTTTCATTTACCTCCGCATTTTTTGTTTCCCTGTTAAAAAATTTCTACGACGAGCCGCGACCTTCACGTGTATTAGCCGGCCAGGACTTAAACTGGGTGCAGGGTTTAGACCTCTATTCGAATCACAGTTTCCCGAGCGGACATGCGGCAGCGGCATTTACCATGTTTTTATTATTGAGTTTTTTTGTTGGGAAGAAAAACTATACCGTTTTATTTTTCACTTTGGCATTGTTGGTTGCTATTTCCCGCGTGTATTTATTCCAGCATTTTTTAATTGATGTGTGGATTGGCTCATTATGCGGAATTGTTTTTGGTACCCTGTTATATTATTTGCTCATAACTTCACCATTATTTAAAAATAAAACCTGGCATAACTGGAGTTTGTTTAAGCCGGTTGTGAAGTAA
- a CDS encoding glycosyltransferase family 2 protein: MLLNKKIVVVLPAYNAGKTLPQTYAEIPMDIVDEVVLVDDASKDDTIEVATRIGIKHIIAHEQNKGYGGNQKSCYNKALALGADIVVMLHPDYQYTPKLITSMANIIAQDLYPVVLASRILGRGALKGGMPFYKYVFNRFLTLSQNLLLRQKLSEYHTGYRAFSADVLRGINFEANSDDFVFDNQMLAQIFFNDFEIAEVTCPTKYFDEASSINFKRSVIYGMGVLKTSFQYRFQKWGMANYAYLKRK; encoded by the coding sequence ATGCTGTTAAACAAAAAGATAGTGGTGGTGCTGCCGGCTTATAATGCAGGAAAAACATTACCGCAAACGTATGCTGAAATTCCAATGGATATTGTGGATGAAGTTGTGCTTGTGGATGATGCCAGTAAGGATGATACCATTGAAGTGGCCACACGAATTGGTATTAAACACATTATTGCACATGAACAAAATAAAGGCTACGGCGGTAACCAGAAGTCATGTTACAACAAAGCCCTTGCCCTTGGTGCTGATATTGTGGTGATGTTACACCCCGATTATCAGTATACCCCGAAACTGATTACCAGTATGGCAAATATTATTGCTCAGGATTTATATCCCGTGGTGTTGGCTTCACGTATTCTCGGAAGAGGGGCATTGAAAGGCGGAATGCCATTTTATAAATACGTGTTTAACCGCTTTCTTACGCTATCACAAAATTTATTGTTGCGCCAAAAATTGAGTGAATACCATACCGGCTATCGCGCATTTTCGGCAGACGTTTTACGTGGTATTAATTTCGAAGCGAATTCCGACGATTTTGTGTTTGATAACCAAATGCTCGCTCAAATATTTTTTAACGATTTCGAAATTGCAGAAGTAACCTGCCCTACAAAATATTTCGACGAAGCTTCTTCCATTAATTTTAAACGCTCGGTAATTTACGGAATGGGTGTACTCAAAACATCTTTCCAATACCGCTTCCAAAAATGGGGAATGGCAAATTATGCCTACCTGAAAAGAAAATAA
- a CDS encoding DUF748 domain-containing protein gives MKKKYKILIAILVVLVIIRLILPYIILKYANKTLAHMDGYYGHIDDIDLSLWRGAYVIKEIYLNKVDTTTLKQTDFFSSEKIDLSVEWAALFKGAFVGELIFETPQLFYTKSKTTLSGLEADTTDFRNLLKALMPLKVNRFEVFNGSIHYIDYNTKPELNLSLTDTYVLALNLTNVVNDTILLPSTVTANAKLYEGSLTFNMKLNALAKDPTFDLNAELKNTNLPELNDFFKAYGNFDVTGGTFGMYTEIAASEGKFVGYVKPLIEDLNVIGPEDKEDPFVQKLWEHLIGGVGVIFKNQKTDRLATKVEMQGEFSSPEISTLEAIWQVIRNAFIQALIPRIDNEINILSVDDEQVKDEKKGLKKLFEKKKKNDKN, from the coding sequence ATGAAAAAAAAATATAAAATTCTGATTGCCATTCTTGTAGTATTAGTTATTATACGACTGATTTTACCTTATATCATATTAAAGTATGCAAATAAAACACTTGCGCATATGGATGGATATTATGGACATATCGATGATATTGATTTATCGCTTTGGCGTGGTGCTTATGTTATTAAAGAAATATATCTAAATAAAGTAGATACCACCACCTTAAAACAAACCGATTTCTTTTCTTCTGAAAAAATTGACTTATCGGTTGAATGGGCAGCTTTATTTAAAGGTGCGTTTGTAGGTGAATTAATTTTTGAAACACCACAATTATTTTATACAAAAAGTAAAACAACATTAAGTGGACTAGAAGCGGATACCACCGATTTCCGCAACCTCTTAAAAGCCCTCATGCCTTTAAAAGTGAACCGATTTGAAGTGTTTAACGGTAGTATTCACTATATCGACTATAATACAAAACCTGAATTAAATTTAAGTTTAACGGATACTTATGTGCTGGCATTAAACTTAACCAACGTAGTTAATGACACCATATTATTACCATCAACAGTTACTGCCAATGCCAAATTATATGAAGGCAGTTTAACCTTTAATATGAAATTAAATGCGCTGGCTAAAGACCCAACCTTCGATTTAAATGCAGAATTAAAAAATACAAATCTGCCGGAGTTAAATGATTTCTTTAAAGCTTATGGCAATTTTGATGTAACAGGCGGAACCTTTGGTATGTATACCGAAATTGCAGCAAGCGAAGGCAAATTTGTAGGTTATGTTAAACCATTAATTGAAGATTTAAATGTAATTGGACCTGAAGACAAGGAAGACCCGTTTGTGCAAAAATTATGGGAGCATTTAATTGGTGGTGTTGGTGTTATTTTCAAAAATCAAAAAACAGATCGCTTAGCTACTAAAGTGGAAATGCAGGGAGAATTTTCAAGTCCGGAAATTAGCACGCTGGAGGCCATTTGGCAGGTAATACGAAATGCATTTATTCAGGCCTTAATTCCAAGAATTGACAATGAAATAAATATCCTTTCAGTAGATGATGAACAAGTTAAAGATGAGAAAAAAGGGTTAAAAAAATTGTTTGAAAAAAAGAAAAAGAATGACAAAAACTAA
- a CDS encoding AAA family ATPase, which yields MDENTINSLREALKVSPDNIPLRHHLAEMLIQANRIAEAETEYLELMKLSPDLKTKTGLATVYFKQEAYSKCNVILEEIIEGGNAGFDVYILYTRALVKEKAIGAAIQAYQKALKFNPGFLDEELDKELRTTTFIGEDIDLEEFENNFIQKPNINFQDVGGMDQVKKEIELKIIKPLLHPELYKAYGKKMGGGILLYGPPGCGKTYIARATAGQVNAKFISVGLSDILDMWIGSSEKNLHQVFEVARQNTPCVLFFDEIDALGASRSDMKQSAGRHLINQFLQELDGIDLSNEGILILGATNTPWHLDPAFRRPGRFDRIIFVPPPDEAAREAIFKLKLKDKPVDKIDYAGLAKKFENYSGADIEALVDIAIEEKLEASFTDGIPKPITTNDLILAGKKHKPSTQEWFTTAKNFALFANESGLYDDILTHLKIKK from the coding sequence ATGGATGAGAATACAATTAATAGTTTACGGGAAGCACTCAAAGTTTCGCCGGATAATATTCCCTTACGACATCATTTAGCCGAAATGTTAATTCAGGCTAACAGAATTGCGGAAGCTGAAACCGAATATCTTGAACTCATGAAACTTTCGCCCGACCTTAAAACTAAAACAGGTTTAGCAACAGTTTATTTTAAACAGGAAGCTTATTCCAAATGTAATGTAATTCTTGAAGAAATAATTGAAGGTGGCAATGCAGGTTTTGATGTATATATTTTATATACGAGGGCATTGGTAAAGGAAAAGGCAATTGGAGCCGCTATTCAGGCATATCAAAAAGCGTTGAAATTTAATCCGGGTTTTCTAGATGAAGAGTTGGATAAGGAACTGCGGACTACAACTTTTATTGGGGAAGATATTGACCTGGAAGAATTTGAAAATAATTTTATTCAGAAACCAAATATCAATTTTCAGGATGTAGGTGGAATGGATCAGGTGAAAAAAGAAATCGAATTAAAAATAATTAAACCTCTATTACATCCTGAATTATATAAAGCTTACGGTAAAAAAATGGGCGGTGGCATTTTATTATACGGTCCACCGGGATGTGGCAAAACGTATATTGCCCGAGCCACTGCAGGTCAGGTTAATGCCAAATTTATTTCTGTTGGACTAAGCGATATTTTGGATATGTGGATTGGCAGCAGCGAAAAAAATCTGCATCAGGTATTTGAAGTTGCCCGACAAAACACACCCTGTGTTTTATTTTTTGATGAAATAGATGCATTAGGTGCCAGTCGCAGCGATATGAAACAATCGGCAGGCAGACATTTAATTAACCAGTTTTTACAGGAGTTAGATGGTATTGATTTAAGTAATGAAGGTATCTTGATTTTAGGTGCTACAAACACACCTTGGCATCTGGATCCCGCTTTTAGAAGACCGGGCCGCTTTGATCGAATTATATTTGTCCCACCTCCTGATGAAGCAGCTCGTGAAGCTATTTTTAAATTAAAGCTGAAAGATAAACCAGTCGATAAAATCGATTACGCCGGTTTAGCGAAAAAATTTGAAAATTATTCCGGTGCTGATATTGAAGCGTTGGTAGATATTGCCATTGAAGAAAAATTAGAGGCCTCATTTACAGATGGCATTCCAAAGCCAATAACTACTAATGATTTAATATTAGCCGGAAAAAAACATAAGCCAAGTACCCAGGAATGGTTTACTACGGCGAAAAATTTTGCGTTGTTTGCAAATGAATCAGGTTTATATGATGATATTCTCACGCATTTAAAAATTAAAAAATGA
- a CDS encoding LptF/LptG family permease, protein MNKIDKYIIKSFLGPFLISFVIALVIFLMIFLWKYIEDLVGKGLEWYIIAKLLFYASANMVPLSLPIAVLLACIMTYGNLGERFELAAFKSAGISMFTFMRSTIVIGVFISIGAFFFSNYILPSAYLKFVVTLVDITKQKPALNIKPNEFYNEIDGYSIMIGGKSEDNVTIKEVTIYEELDKSNDNVLIAEKGKMQTTADNQNLLFTLYSGKQYEELEPEVKNKKSREHMRMNFGEWEKSIDLSGFQMTHTSEDLYQNHYKMLNITQLANAIDSLDKYIGKQSTTLEPSMRMHYLEGRDSTVSIAPLTTTLKSKRFIDEIPVSDRYAIIKKSLTTSRSLAGYSTNVVQRMKNTELKIRDHVIEEHRKYTLSVACLLFVFIGAPLGSIIRKGGFGLPVLLSIFIFIFYYILNIVGEKLAEQMVLTPFWGMWMSSLIIAPFSFFLTIKAKNDAPVIDGEWYTNQFIKLRQLFVRKK, encoded by the coding sequence ATGAACAAGATTGACAAATATATCATAAAATCGTTTCTGGGACCATTCCTAATTTCATTTGTGATTGCTTTGGTGATATTTCTGATGATATTTTTATGGAAATACATTGAAGACCTGGTGGGAAAAGGACTGGAATGGTATATCATCGCCAAATTATTATTTTATGCTTCTGCCAATATGGTTCCGCTTTCGCTGCCAATTGCAGTTTTACTGGCTTGCATCATGACTTATGGCAACCTGGGCGAACGTTTTGAACTGGCTGCGTTTAAAAGTGCAGGTATTTCGATGTTTACATTTATGCGCAGCACTATAGTAATTGGTGTATTTATTTCAATCGGCGCATTTTTCTTTTCTAATTATATTTTGCCCTCCGCTTATTTAAAATTTGTGGTAACACTGGTAGACATCACCAAACAAAAACCGGCACTCAATATTAAACCCAACGAATTTTATAATGAAATTGATGGCTACTCAATTATGATCGGTGGTAAAAGTGAAGACAATGTCACCATTAAAGAAGTAACCATTTACGAAGAATTAGATAAGAGCAACGACAATGTGCTGATTGCAGAAAAAGGCAAAATGCAAACCACAGCCGATAATCAGAATTTATTATTTACGCTGTATAGTGGCAAACAATACGAAGAATTAGAGCCTGAAGTAAAAAATAAAAAATCGCGCGAGCACATGCGCATGAATTTTGGTGAATGGGAAAAATCTATCGACTTAAGTGGTTTTCAAATGACGCATACCAGCGAAGATTTGTATCAGAACCACTACAAAATGTTGAATATTACGCAGCTTGCCAATGCAATTGATTCATTAGATAAATATATCGGCAAACAAAGCACCACACTGGAACCAAGTATGCGTATGCATTATCTGGAAGGCCGCGACAGCACAGTTTCCATTGCACCGCTTACTACAACATTAAAATCAAAACGGTTTATCGATGAAATTCCGGTAAGCGACCGCTATGCTATTATTAAAAAAAGTTTAACCACCTCGCGCAGCCTCGCCGGATACAGCACCAACGTTGTGCAGCGCATGAAAAATACCGAATTAAAAATTCGCGACCACGTTATTGAAGAACACCGAAAATATACCTTATCGGTAGCTTGTTTATTATTTGTATTTATTGGTGCACCATTAGGCTCCATTATTCGAAAAGGTGGATTTGGTTTACCTGTTTTATTATCGATATTTATTTTTATTTTTTATTATATACTCAATATTGTTGGTGAAAAATTAGCAGAACAAATGGTATTAACACCATTCTGGGGCATGTGGATGTCGAGTTTAATAATTGCACCATTTAGTTTTTTCCTCACCATAAAAGCAAAAAATGATGCGCCTGTTATCGATGGTGAATGGTATACAAATCAGTTTATTAAATTACGTCAATTGTTTGTCCGTAAAAAATAA
- a CDS encoding glycosyltransferase: protein MKLQSERLLKYEKNIPDFLDAIIPISTSDSNWYQQLGYKKPVFYAPTGINLKSTVVSPTIAFKSIYFIGGLDWIPNIEGINWFINEAFPKIKKSVPEAEFHLAGRNGGSEWSKLKIPGFIYYGEVPDADIFAADKNICIVPLFSGSGMKIKIVEAMNMAKPIVTTTKGAEGMPPGTEEHVFVANTKEQFIEIIITLLQDAEMSVNKGIAAKSFVRNTLSNSILAKKLIQFYQTLSPQ, encoded by the coding sequence TTGAAATTACAATCTGAAAGGTTATTAAAATATGAAAAAAACATCCCGGATTTTCTTGATGCGATAATCCCAATTTCCACGAGCGACAGTAATTGGTATCAGCAGTTGGGATATAAAAAACCGGTATTTTATGCTCCTACCGGAATAAATTTAAAATCAACGGTTGTTTCACCTACTATCGCTTTTAAAAGTATTTATTTTATTGGTGGCTTAGATTGGATTCCAAATATTGAAGGCATTAATTGGTTTATAAACGAAGCATTTCCGAAAATTAAAAAATCTGTGCCTGAAGCAGAATTTCATCTGGCCGGAAGAAACGGCGGCAGTGAGTGGTCGAAATTAAAAATACCGGGTTTCATATATTACGGAGAAGTTCCGGATGCCGATATTTTTGCAGCAGATAAAAACATTTGTATCGTTCCATTATTTTCCGGTTCGGGAATGAAAATTAAAATTGTGGAAGCCATGAATATGGCGAAACCGATTGTTACAACAACAAAAGGCGCCGAAGGAATGCCACCCGGAACAGAGGAGCACGTGTTTGTAGCCAACACAAAGGAACAATTTATTGAGATAATTATAACATTGTTGCAGGATGCTGAAATGTCGGTAAATAAAGGCATTGCAGCCAAATCATTTGTCCGCAATACACTTAGTAACAGTATTTTAGCAAAAAAATTAATTCAATTTTATCAAACTTTATCGCCGCAATGA
- a CDS encoding glycosyltransferase, producing the protein MIWLIIFWVCAFCLVHSYVLYPFLLKIFAGDISVPKPQYHPAPQPMVSVLMAVYNEEKVVEQKIRSVFNTAYPAAQLEMWIGSDGSTDKTDEIIARLIREGYRINFKQFGGRNGKTQIINAMAPLAAGKIFIPTDANILFEPLTIPKLIAHFTDDKVGLVAANITNTGLRKDGISYQEQTYIKRENIIKFYEGQLWGTMMGAFGACYAIRAELFPKIPQNFLMEDFYITLAVIKNNKKAIAEPEAIAYEDVSNEIKEEFKRKIRISAGNFQNLAVYKGLLLKPFTGAGFSFLSHKVLRWLGPFFLIGTFVTSLILFNTNLFFQLAFYIQAAGFLTPLLDKLLSNLNIHIYLLRLLSYFYTMNLALLLGFIKYLKGIKTSVWNPTQRNVE; encoded by the coding sequence ATGATTTGGTTAATCATATTTTGGGTTTGCGCATTTTGTTTGGTACATAGTTATGTGCTATATCCATTTTTATTAAAAATTTTTGCGGGAGATATCAGTGTTCCCAAACCTCAATATCATCCGGCTCCGCAGCCAATGGTAAGTGTGCTAATGGCAGTTTATAATGAGGAAAAGGTAGTTGAACAAAAAATCAGGTCCGTTTTTAATACTGCATATCCGGCAGCACAATTGGAAATGTGGATTGGTTCAGATGGTTCTACCGATAAAACCGATGAAATTATTGCTAGATTAATTAGAGAAGGATATCGCATTAACTTTAAACAATTTGGTGGCAGAAATGGTAAAACGCAAATCATTAATGCAATGGCACCTTTGGCAGCAGGTAAAATTTTTATTCCTACTGATGCCAATATTTTATTTGAACCATTAACTATTCCAAAATTAATTGCGCATTTTACCGATGATAAAGTTGGTCTGGTTGCAGCAAATATTACCAACACCGGATTACGAAAAGATGGTATCAGTTATCAGGAGCAAACCTACATTAAACGCGAAAATATCATTAAATTTTATGAAGGGCAATTATGGGGTACAATGATGGGCGCCTTTGGTGCATGTTATGCTATCCGAGCTGAATTATTTCCAAAAATTCCGCAAAATTTTTTGATGGAAGATTTTTATATTACACTTGCCGTAATTAAAAATAATAAAAAAGCGATTGCGGAGCCTGAAGCAATTGCGTATGAAGATGTTAGTAATGAAATTAAAGAAGAATTTAAACGCAAAATAAGAATATCTGCAGGTAATTTTCAAAACCTGGCTGTATATAAAGGCTTACTTTTAAAACCCTTTACCGGAGCCGGTTTCAGTTTCTTATCGCACAAAGTTCTACGTTGGCTTGGGCCATTTTTTTTAATTGGCACATTTGTAACAAGTTTAATTTTATTTAATACCAATCTATTTTTCCAATTGGCATTTTACATTCAAGCAGCCGGGTTTTTAACACCATTATTAGATAAGTTATTAAGCAATTTAAACATCCATATTTATTTATTGCGTTTGCTCTCCTATTTCTACACTATGAATTTAGCCCTCCTCCTCGGCTTCATAAAATACCTCAAAGGCATAAAAACCAGCGTCTGGAATCCCACCCAACGGAATGTGGAATGA
- a CDS encoding tetratricopeptide repeat protein: MRGEIIQRAHILLQQKRYVEAEKMLASLTQDNPNDVLVLSMLAETKIELDKIDEAEELINTAIGIDPESAHLFYIKTRIQLEQNKYDAAENSIETAIKMAPDEADYHAYWASIKLSRKQYEAALNLANDALAIEPDNLLGLNIRSNALIKLNRKEESYETIIGALREDPNNAFTHANYGWNLLEKGNHKKALEHFRESLKADPDNRYAQAGMVAALKANNIFYRGFLKYAFFLGNLTAKYQWAFIIGFYVGVRIIASVAESNPALQPYLNPLIILLAIFAFSTWVMTPISNLLFRLNPYGRHLLDEEEIKSSNFVGISMLIFLAGIICYLVTFNELFLSIAVFGFTMMVPLSVIFAKSKSKYFFVLYAAGLAIVGITAITLIFINGKMGNPLVTVYLLGFIAFQWVANFVRIKESNF; the protein is encoded by the coding sequence ATGAGAGGAGAAATCATTCAGCGTGCGCATATTTTATTACAGCAAAAACGTTATGTTGAAGCAGAAAAAATGCTCGCATCACTCACACAGGATAACCCTAATGATGTTTTAGTATTATCAATGCTGGCAGAAACAAAAATTGAACTGGATAAAATTGATGAGGCAGAAGAACTGATAAATACAGCAATTGGAATTGATCCTGAAAGCGCACATTTGTTTTATATTAAAACACGCATTCAGCTTGAACAAAATAAATACGATGCAGCCGAAAACAGTATTGAAACGGCAATAAAAATGGCCCCTGATGAAGCTGATTATCATGCCTATTGGGCATCCATAAAACTTTCTCGTAAACAATATGAAGCTGCATTAAATCTCGCAAACGACGCGCTGGCTATAGAACCTGATAATTTGCTGGGTTTAAACATAAGAAGTAATGCGCTCATAAAATTAAATCGTAAAGAAGAATCTTATGAAACAATAATTGGTGCTTTACGTGAAGACCCGAACAATGCATTTACACATGCTAATTATGGTTGGAATTTATTGGAAAAGGGTAATCACAAAAAAGCACTGGAACATTTCAGGGAGTCACTAAAAGCTGATCCTGATAATCGGTATGCACAGGCAGGTATGGTTGCCGCATTAAAAGCAAACAATATTTTTTATCGCGGTTTTTTAAAATATGCATTTTTTCTTGGTAACCTCACCGCTAAATATCAATGGGCGTTTATTATTGGATTTTATGTTGGTGTACGAATTATTGCCAGCGTTGCAGAAAGTAACCCCGCTTTACAGCCATATTTAAATCCATTAATTATTTTGTTGGCCATTTTTGCCTTTTCAACATGGGTAATGACGCCAATCAGTAATTTATTATTCCGGTTAAATCCATATGGCAGGCACTTATTGGATGAAGAGGAAATTAAAAGCAGCAATTTTGTTGGTATCAGTATGCTGATATTTTTAGCCGGTATTATATGCTATTTAGTTACATTCAACGAATTGTTTTTATCGATTGCCGTTTTTGGATTTACGATGATGGTGCCGCTCAGTGTGATTTTCGCTAAATCGAAATCCAAATATTTTTTTGTTTTATATGCAGCCGGATTAGCAATTGTTGGAATTACTGCAATAACGCTGATATTTATAAACGGGAAGATGGGAAATCCGCTTGTAACTGTTTATTTACTTGGCTTCATCGCATTTCAATGGGTAGCTAATTTTGTCCGGATTAAGGAATCGAATTTCTAA
- a CDS encoding ATPase gives MSKKKQFTIEYIIKSSPLVLYNCLITATGLQQWFADTVDNDGNTFYFTWNGETETAELLSSEEDDYIRFRWDYQDKDEYFEFRIDKTEVTNDTILFVTDFADDREVDAQRRLWDAQIHNLIKRIGAS, from the coding sequence ATGTCGAAAAAGAAACAATTTACCATAGAATACATCATAAAATCGAGTCCGTTGGTCCTTTACAACTGTCTCATAACCGCTACCGGGCTTCAACAATGGTTCGCCGATACAGTAGATAATGATGGCAATACCTTTTATTTTACCTGGAATGGTGAAACCGAAACTGCCGAGCTCCTAAGCTCCGAAGAGGACGATTATATCCGCTTCCGCTGGGATTATCAGGATAAAGACGAATATTTTGAGTTCCGCATCGATAAAACCGAAGTAACAAACGATACCATTTTGTTTGTTACCGACTTTGCCGACGACCGTGAAGTGGATGCACAACGCCGCCTTTGGGATGCTCAAATCCACAATCTCATTAAACGCATCGGCGCTTCATAA
- a CDS encoding YihY/virulence factor BrkB family protein encodes MTKTKFKIRNFFKIAGKAFLSWRKKDPFRQSAVIAYYAIFSIPGLLMLLISIAGYFFGQDEVSSHLMGEITTTLGAETADQVQSMIHKTSEVKISLWAKIIGGITIIIGATGVFNEFQKSLNNIWEVKPLATKSRIKKIVVARLFSFGLILSLAFILMVSLVISAVLTAFGDWISGRFSESALIILQVLTFITSTAILAFLFALMFKYLPDAKIKWNHVWIGALVTALLFELGKTVLEIYFSKTTPEDGYGSGGSVILILLWVSYSSLIVFYGAEFTRAYVALHADPVEPTDIAVKVEKPDER; translated from the coding sequence ATGACAAAAACTAAATTTAAAATACGCAATTTTTTTAAAATAGCAGGAAAGGCATTTTTATCCTGGCGTAAAAAAGACCCGTTTCGTCAAAGTGCCGTTATTGCTTATTATGCCATATTTTCAATTCCGGGATTATTGATGTTACTTATTTCCATTGCGGGTTATTTTTTTGGACAGGATGAAGTTAGCTCACATTTAATGGGGGAAATTACAACAACTTTAGGTGCAGAGACAGCTGACCAAGTGCAGTCGATGATACACAAAACATCAGAGGTTAAAATATCTTTGTGGGCAAAAATAATAGGTGGCATTACGATAATTATTGGTGCTACGGGAGTATTTAATGAATTCCAAAAGTCGCTGAATAATATCTGGGAAGTTAAACCACTCGCTACTAAATCGAGAATTAAAAAAATTGTTGTTGCCAGATTATTTTCGTTCGGATTAATTTTATCGCTCGCATTTATTTTAATGGTTTCACTGGTAATATCGGCAGTATTAACTGCTTTTGGTGATTGGATATCCGGTCGTTTCTCCGAATCTGCACTAATCATTTTACAAGTATTAACCTTTATAACTTCAACAGCTATTTTAGCCTTTTTATTTGCACTCATGTTTAAATATTTGCCGGATGCCAAAATAAAATGGAATCATGTTTGGATTGGCGCTTTGGTTACTGCACTATTATTTGAACTCGGGAAAACAGTGTTGGAAATTTATTTCAGTAAAACTACACCAGAAGACGGCTATGGCTCAGGTGGCTCTGTGATATTAATACTATTATGGGTTTCATATTCATCACTCATTGTTTTTTATGGTGCCGAATTTACCCGCGCATACGTTGCACTGCACGCCGATCCGGTTGAACCTACCGATATTGCTGTTAAAGTAGAAAAGCCCGACGAAAGGTGA